In the Chromatiaceae bacterium genome, one interval contains:
- the hisH gene encoding imidazole glycerol phosphate synthase subunit HisH, with product MAQKIAVIDYGMGNLRSVSKAVEHVAGDAEVRVTDDPEFIAAADRVVFPGQGAARDCMAAIGKHHLNQAVLQAAHSKPFLGICMGLQVLMQRSEENGGTELLGLFAGQVRRFDGLAMGDNGLPLKIPHMGWSPVNQVVEHPLWEGIADATRFYFVHSYRVVPEDVSVVAATTDYGVRFTSAIARDNLFATQFHPEKSADAGLQLLRNFVNWRA from the coding sequence GTGGCACAAAAGATTGCCGTGATTGACTACGGCATGGGTAACCTGCGTTCGGTGTCGAAGGCGGTGGAACATGTTGCTGGCGACGCCGAGGTGCGCGTCACCGACGATCCCGAATTTATCGCTGCCGCGGACCGGGTGGTGTTTCCTGGCCAGGGAGCGGCACGCGATTGCATGGCGGCGATCGGCAAGCACCATCTCAATCAGGCCGTCCTGCAGGCTGCGCACAGCAAGCCCTTTCTCGGTATCTGCATGGGCTTGCAGGTCCTGATGCAGCGCTCGGAGGAGAACGGCGGTACCGAGCTGCTCGGGTTGTTCGCCGGTCAGGTGAGACGTTTCGACGGCCTCGCGATGGGTGACAACGGGCTGCCGTTGAAGATCCCTCACATGGGCTGGAGTCCGGTCAACCAGGTGGTCGAGCACCCGTTGTGGGAGGGGATCGCGGATGCGACCCGGTTCTACTTTGTGCACAGCTACCGCGTGGTGCCGGAGGATGTTTCCGTGGTGGCAGCGACCACGGATTATGGCGTGCGATTTACCTCGGCAATCGCGCGCGATAATCTGTTCGCGACGCAGTTTCACCCCGAAAAGAGTGCCGACGCCGGCCTGCAACTGTTACGCAATTTCGTCAACTGGCGCGCCTGA
- the hisB gene encoding imidazoleglycerol-phosphate dehydratase HisB gives MARSASIERNTLETQIRVSIGLDGRGVARLDTGVPFLEHMLDQVARHGLIDLEVIAKGDLHIDAHHTVEDLGITLGQAFAKAVGDKKGIRRYGHAYVPLDEALSRVVLDLSGRPGLVFGVEFTRGMIGGFDVDLFHEFFQGFVNHAAVTLHVDNLRGSNAHHQAETVFKAFGRALRMAIEPDERLGDLIPSTKGSL, from the coding sequence GTGGCCCGCAGTGCCAGCATCGAACGCAACACGCTGGAGACCCAGATCCGCGTATCCATAGGACTCGACGGTCGCGGCGTGGCCCGCCTCGACACCGGTGTGCCGTTCCTCGAACACATGCTGGATCAGGTCGCCCGGCATGGCCTGATCGATCTCGAGGTCATTGCCAAAGGTGACCTGCACATCGACGCGCACCATACCGTCGAGGATCTCGGCATCACGCTCGGTCAGGCGTTCGCAAAAGCGGTCGGTGACAAGAAGGGTATACGCCGCTACGGGCATGCCTATGTGCCGCTCGATGAGGCGCTTTCGCGCGTCGTGCTCGATCTGTCGGGACGGCCGGGTCTGGTGTTCGGGGTCGAGTTCACCCGCGGCATGATTGGTGGTTTCGATGTGGACCTTTTTCACGAATTCTTTCAGGGTTTCGTCAATCACGCCGCGGTGACCCTGCATGTCGACAATCTGCGTGGCAGCAATGCGCACCACCAGGCAGAGACCGTGTTCAAGGCGTTCGGTCGTGCGCTGCGCATGGCGATCGAACCCGACGAACGGCTCGGCGACCTGATCCCCTCAACCAAAGGCAGTCTCTAG
- a CDS encoding D-tyrosyl-tRNA(Tyr) deacylase, producing the protein MIGLLQRVSQAEVRVDGRVVGAIGAGLLVLVGVQRGDDETRAARLLERLLGYRVFADAEGRMNLSLLDTGGGLLLVPQFTLAADTRKGRRPSFSNAAAPQEGDRLFDHLVSQAQSRLRVVQCGRFGADMQVSLVNDGPVTFWLET; encoded by the coding sequence ATGATTGGTCTGCTGCAGCGCGTGAGTCAAGCCGAGGTCCGGGTCGATGGCAGGGTGGTCGGCGCGATCGGCGCGGGACTGCTGGTGCTGGTCGGCGTGCAGCGGGGTGATGACGAGACCCGGGCGGCGCGCCTGCTCGAGCGCTTGCTGGGTTACCGGGTGTTTGCCGACGCCGAGGGCAGGATGAATCTCAGTCTGCTCGATACCGGGGGTGGACTGTTGCTGGTGCCGCAGTTCACGCTCGCCGCGGATACGCGCAAGGGCCGTCGCCCCAGTTTCTCGAATGCCGCGGCGCCGCAGGAGGGTGACCGGTTGTTCGATCACTTGGTCAGCCAGGCGCAATCGCGTCTTCGAGTCGTGCAATGCGGCCGCTTCGGCGCGGATATGCAGGTGAGTCTGGTCAATGACGGTCCGGTTACCTTCTGGCTGGAGACCTGA
- a CDS encoding DUF1631 family protein has product MQANTKKILQEWQGEVERSLVEGFRALFDSSSQVLLEFADAAENNRLQRLFFDAQREFYLKEETIVGEFERNLRESLLSFTNGASSSTRLGADTLSLVEVEDYERSLALETIAKRTVDRQLGELHALAQRLSALFGGRPITIEKVPANPMQVIRLFDPVSRRLEVEKEVRLVFYTLFDRYVMSRLGELYQSFNKRLIDQGILPNLKYEYQRYGPGGGGGAAPSDGAGAPDDAIATAGEGIAGDAYAGAGVPGQRLRPSAPTSAETLSAISSLLMAKRRHQQSAEPLATSAPILPTAANVGEAIADERVLQEAPHPIPIPTGPVSSKVVAVDAALLVKVKGALEKQRQIIKSLVGRERLERREEDVIDIVGMLFEAMLNEKLLPNSVKTLLSHLHTRYLKIAVQSPDFLENTKHPARRLFERMLDAGIRWVREDNLRAGIYPQLQEIVTEILRRETHSTEFFDEQIARLESAEKRLSQQSTAAEERTLEAERGRARLDQAKAIVKKTIDDIAGDIEIAPGVVTFLTTTFADYLTLLLLRSDLDTESTAWSNAYSVGEALIAAAVYAAKGQPLAQPLRDDLTKRLESTVGSLIPHHEQNIRRVIDSLDVVPERSTTTVRKTTAEPARAPQAAAGKASTPEAAAQQPATEPAEEPTTSEEDQRVASKLMRETGAWFVLKTDDGKGEQAVKLLWVNPHTRNMLFVDQHGAKVALMPATTVARRMREGSVRPMQQETSSFVARSLRRIRRALEDSVNA; this is encoded by the coding sequence ATGCAAGCGAATACCAAGAAAATCCTGCAGGAGTGGCAGGGAGAGGTCGAGCGCAGCCTGGTCGAAGGCTTCCGCGCGCTGTTCGACTCTTCCAGCCAGGTCCTGCTCGAGTTCGCCGATGCCGCAGAGAACAACCGGCTGCAGCGATTGTTCTTCGACGCTCAACGCGAGTTCTACCTCAAGGAAGAGACCATCGTCGGCGAGTTCGAACGCAACCTGCGCGAAAGCCTGCTGTCGTTCACCAATGGCGCGTCGAGTTCGACCCGCCTGGGCGCGGATACCCTGAGCCTGGTCGAGGTCGAAGACTACGAACGCTCGCTGGCCCTCGAGACGATCGCCAAACGCACCGTGGACCGTCAGCTCGGCGAACTGCACGCGCTGGCGCAACGACTCTCGGCACTGTTCGGTGGCCGGCCGATCACGATTGAGAAGGTGCCGGCCAATCCGATGCAGGTGATCCGCCTTTTCGACCCGGTAAGCCGCCGACTGGAGGTCGAAAAAGAGGTCCGGCTCGTCTTCTACACCCTGTTCGACCGCTATGTCATGAGCCGGCTGGGGGAGCTTTACCAGAGTTTCAACAAGCGGCTGATCGATCAGGGCATCCTGCCCAACCTGAAATACGAATACCAGCGCTACGGACCGGGCGGTGGCGGTGGCGCGGCCCCGTCCGATGGCGCCGGTGCGCCGGACGATGCCATCGCGACGGCCGGTGAAGGCATCGCCGGTGATGCCTACGCCGGTGCCGGCGTACCCGGACAGCGCCTGCGGCCCAGTGCGCCGACCTCGGCCGAGACGCTTTCGGCGATCAGTTCGCTGTTGATGGCCAAACGCCGGCATCAACAGTCCGCCGAACCGCTGGCTACCTCGGCGCCGATCCTGCCGACTGCCGCCAACGTGGGCGAGGCGATCGCGGACGAACGCGTATTGCAGGAGGCACCGCACCCGATCCCGATCCCCACCGGACCGGTCAGCAGCAAGGTCGTCGCGGTGGACGCCGCGCTGCTGGTAAAGGTCAAAGGGGCGCTCGAGAAGCAGCGCCAGATCATAAAGAGCCTGGTGGGCCGGGAACGCCTGGAACGGCGCGAAGAGGATGTGATCGACATCGTCGGCATGCTGTTCGAGGCCATGCTCAACGAAAAGCTGTTGCCGAACTCGGTAAAGACGCTGCTCAGTCACCTGCACACGCGCTACCTGAAGATCGCGGTACAGAGCCCGGACTTCCTCGAGAACACCAAGCACCCGGCGCGTCGGCTGTTCGAGCGCATGCTGGACGCCGGCATACGCTGGGTGCGCGAAGACAACCTGCGTGCCGGCATCTACCCACAGCTGCAGGAGATCGTCACCGAGATCCTGCGCCGAGAAACGCATTCCACCGAGTTCTTCGACGAACAGATCGCCAGGCTCGAGAGCGCCGAGAAACGCCTCAGCCAGCAGTCGACAGCGGCCGAGGAGCGCACCCTCGAGGCCGAACGCGGCCGGGCGCGCCTCGACCAGGCGAAGGCCATCGTCAAGAAGACCATCGACGATATCGCCGGCGATATCGAGATCGCACCCGGCGTGGTGACCTTCCTGACGACGACGTTCGCCGACTACCTGACCCTGCTGCTGTTGCGTAGCGACCTCGACACCGAGTCGACCGCATGGAGCAATGCCTACAGCGTCGGCGAGGCGTTGATCGCGGCTGCGGTGTATGCCGCCAAGGGCCAGCCGCTGGCGCAGCCGTTACGCGACGACCTCACCAAGCGTCTCGAATCCACGGTCGGCAGTCTGATTCCGCACCACGAACAGAATATCCGCCGGGTCATCGATTCACTGGACGTGGTGCCGGAGCGCTCGACCACCACCGTGAGAAAGACCACGGCCGAACCAGCGCGGGCGCCGCAGGCAGCGGCCGGCAAGGCGTCGACGCCGGAAGCCGCCGCGCAACAGCCCGCCACGGAGCCGGCCGAAGAGCCCACGACCTCCGAGGAGGACCAACGAGTCGCATCCAAGCTGATGCGCGAGACCGGGGCCTGGTTCGTCTTGAAGACCGACGACGGAAAAGGCGAGCAGGCCGTCAAGCTGCTTTGGGTCAACCCACACACGCGCAACATGCTGTTTGTCGATCAGCACGGCGCGAAGGTGGCCCTGATGCCGGCGACGACCGTCGCCCGCAGGATGCGCGAGGGTTCGGTGCGACCGATGCAGCAAGAGACCTCGAGCTTCGTCGCGCGCTCGCTGCGCCGTATCCGGCGCGCACTGGAAGACTCTGTCAATGCCTGA
- a CDS encoding PilZ domain-containing protein: MDDRRKNNRIDAYDAGLRVIDGIDDSTLGIVGNLSLGGMMLITNRQLYADGILQLKIEPPPGFDASAVSMGVKILWCTPANSPDEYWAGLETIDIGPSEERVLLSLLDHLATPR, from the coding sequence GTGGACGACCGTCGCAAAAACAATCGCATAGACGCGTACGACGCGGGACTGCGGGTCATCGACGGCATTGACGACAGCACGCTGGGCATTGTCGGCAACCTGTCGCTGGGCGGCATGATGCTGATCACCAACCGCCAGTTGTACGCCGACGGGATTCTGCAGCTGAAGATCGAGCCACCGCCGGGCTTCGACGCATCCGCGGTTTCCATGGGCGTGAAGATTCTCTGGTGTACACCGGCCAACAGTCCGGACGAGTACTGGGCGGGCCTCGAGACAATCGACATCGGGCCATCCGAGGAACGCGTCTTGCTGTCACTGCTCGACCACCTCGCGACACCGCGCTGA